The genomic stretch CAGTTTCAAATATTGCTCAGGGAGCTGCAGCTCTAACTATGTTTGGTATTTTATACAAAAAATCACCTAAACTAGCTTCTTCATCATTATCATCAGGAATTGCTGCTAATTTAGGAATTACCGAACCAGCAATGTTTGGTACTAACATTCCATTATTTTTCCCAATGCTTGCAGCTTCAATTGGTGCAGGTGTTGGAGGATATTGAGTAGGTATGTCACAAGCTGTAGCTAGCTCATTAGGTTCAGCTTCATGACTAGGATTTATTCAATTCTCACCAGTAAGAAGTGAAAAATTATTAATCTTCTATACTGAATATGAAAAAGCAGTTCCATGAGGGTCAAAAATGTTCTTCCACAGAGCAATCTCTCCTCTAGCTAATATTGCAATTGCTTCTGTATTGTCTTCAATTACAGCAGCTTCATTAACATTTGTCTTTTCAAAAATATTTGGTAAAAAAACATTAGAAACTTTTATTAAAGATAATGAAAGTTCTTAAACCAAGTAATTTTAATGATAAGCAAAGAAAATTAGACCAAATTAAGCAAGAAAATTTAGGTAAAACATATGTTTATAGTGACGAGATTTTACCCGAATTAAGTGCTAAATTCAAACAAGCAAAAGGTGATGTTTATTTTAATAAACTTCACCTTTCTTCTTACTCTGGACTTTTAAATGATCCAAATAACTTTGTTTATCATAATAATACTTACTATATTTTTTACCAATGAAACCCCTTTAATCCTATTCATGCTAATAAACACCAAGGATATTTTACCACCAAAAACTTTCTAGATTTTAAATTTGAAGGATTAGGATTAAGACCTTCAAATAAATATGATGCAAGTGGTATTTATTCAGGATCAGCTTTTTCAGAGGGTAACAACCTTTATTTATATTACACAGGGAATGTTAAAACAGGTAATTTATATAAAGCACTTGAAAATATTTCAAATACAATGTTTGCTAAATTTAATGATGATTGAAAAGTTACTGAAGCAAGTAAGAAATTATTATTTGAAGTAGATAAAACTAAATATACAAGACATTTTCGTGACCCTTTTATAGTTAAAAACAAACACACTTATTATTTATTACATGGTGCTCAAAACTTAGCTTTGAAAGGAAAAATTGTTGTTTATAGTTCTGTTAATCCTGACTCAGATTTTACTTGAGCTGGAGAAATTAAGTTTATTAACGCACCTAAGGAATTAGAAGAAGCATTCATGCTCGAGTGTCCTAGCTTTGCTAGAAATGACGACAAAGATGTGATTTTTATTTCAACACAAGGTTCTTATTTTTATTATAAAGATAATCAAAATAGAGATATGTCTATTTATCTCTTAGGTTTAATGGATTGAGACAATTTGAGTTTTAATGTTGAATCATGAGATTTATTAGACCTTGGTTTTGATTTTTATGCGCCGCAAATTTTGAATAATTCTAATGATAAAAAACTTACTTCAATTGCTTGAGCTGGAACACCTGATACTGACTCAGTGGCTACTTTTGAAAAAAACTATGCTCATTCATTAACTTTACCAAGAAACTATTGAATTAAAGATAATAAATTATATTCAAAATATATAAAAGAATTTGAACAACTTTTTGGTAATTTTGAAGCTATTAGTACTAAAGTAACAAAGCTAACTCAAAGACAAAACCTCATTTATTTAAACCCAAAAATCAAGAAATGATCTTTTGAATTTAATAATTCAAAACGTGATAATCTTAAATTTAGTTATAATGAAGGTATTTTAACAATTGATCGCACTAATATGTCCTTTAGCTTTGCACCAAATTATCCAAATATTATAACAAGAGCAATAAAAGAAATTAAATCATTAACCATTATTCAAGATGCATCATTACTAGAAATATATTTAAATGATGGTGAATACGTTTTAACTACTAAATACTTTATAACTGGAACAGTTAATTTAACTTTAAACAGCGAATTTTATGGTTATACTAGAAAAATCGAAAATTTAAATATTAACTGAGGGTAAAGAGCAAAGATTTTAGCTCCTGGTGAAGCTCTTTATGATGAATATCATTTTGCAAATCAAAAAATTGAAGTGCAAGTAGGTGGAGCTGCATTAAATGTTGCTGCTGTAATTCAATTTCAAGATCAAAATACAATTTTTACTGGTACAATTGGAAATGATGTTAATTTTGCAATTTTAAATTCTTTTGATAAAGCAAAATTAACTAAGGATTATTTATTTCTAAGCAAAGATAAACCTACCACAAAAGCCATTGTTACTTTAGACCAAACTGGAGAAAGAAGCTTTAAATTTTTAAGGGCTGCCGATGCTGAATTAGACTATCAGCTAGTTAAAAATCTTAACTTTGATGCTTTAGTTTTAACTTCAGCAACTGCCTTTTTACGTGGTAAACTTTATAATTCTTATCTACAATTGGTAAAAAAAGCCAAAAAAGAAAATAAGAAAATTTTCTTTGATCCTAATTATCGTAAGGCACTTTATCAAGATAATTTAGAAGTTTTTTTAGTAAAAGCTAAAGAATTCCTTAACTATGCAGATTTTATTAAATTATCTGAAGAAGAATTATTTTTAATAACCAACACTAAATCTTTAGAACAAAGTTTTAAAGTATTAGAGAATTACCCAAATAAACTTTTTCTTATAACCTTAGGTTCACATGGAACATTAGTTTACAAAGATAAAAGATATTTTATTGTGGAATCTAAAAAAGTAAGGCAAGTTGATTCAACTGGTGCTGGTGATGCTTTTTTTGGTACTTTTATTGATAAATGATTTGAAGATAAAAATGCTAACTTAAAAGAAATTGTTATTGATGAAAATTTAATTAACATTATTTTTGATGCTAATTTAGTTGCAGGTTATGTTGTCACTAAACTTGGCGCTAGGTCATTACCTAGTTCAAATTATGATTTTAAAGTAAAGGCCGCAAGAAAAAGACTACTTAAAAGATTTAAAGAAGAATTTATAAATGTTTCAAAAAATAATTAAAATTTTAGTTCCAGTTGTATTTATTTTAGGGTTAATAACAGGATTAGTACTATGTTTTATTATTGAGGGTTTAAATAACAATTGATATAATTTTCTAGTTATCCCTTTAGGTGTTGGTGGAATTTTAACTTTCTTTGTATTAGGAATTTATTTTGTTTTTAGACCTAGAAAATAAATTAAAGCAATATGCTTAAGTTACAAGCATATTGCTTTTTAAATAATCATAAATTTTTTATGGTATAATACGAGCAATTTATTAAATATATTTAATAACGTAAATTTATTGTAAAGGAGTCAAATATCACAAGGACCTAGTTATGCATTTATTAATTTTGGCAAATGACATTGGTTGGACAAAGAAGAATTTATATATCTTTTTAATTATACCTATTTAATAGTTACAGTTTTTATTTTGCTTATGTTGTCATCTTTAATATTTTATTATTTAAATTACTATCTTGATTTGAAAAAGCAAAAACTTCCATTATTACATATTTATAATTTACTTAACGGATCTACAAAAGATTTCTT from Mycoplasmopsis bovirhinis encodes the following:
- a CDS encoding glycoside hydrolase family 32 protein, producing MKVLKPSNFNDKQRKLDQIKQENLGKTYVYSDEILPELSAKFKQAKGDVYFNKLHLSSYSGLLNDPNNFVYHNNTYYIFYQWNPFNPIHANKHQGYFTTKNFLDFKFEGLGLRPSNKYDASGIYSGSAFSEGNNLYLYYTGNVKTGNLYKALENISNTMFAKFNDDWKVTEASKKLLFEVDKTKYTRHFRDPFIVKNKHTYYLLHGAQNLALKGKIVVYSSVNPDSDFTWAGEIKFINAPKELEEAFMLECPSFARNDDKDVIFISTQGSYFYYKDNQNRDMSIYLLGLMDWDNLSFNVESWDLLDLGFDFYAPQILNNSNDKKLTSIAWAGTPDTDSVATFEKNYAHSLTLPRNYWIKDNKLYSKYIKEFEQLFGNFEAISTKVTKLTQRQNLIYLNPKIKKWSFEFNNSKRDNLKFSYNEGILTIDRTNMSFSFAPNYPNIITRAIKEIKSLTIIQDASLLEIYLNDGEYVLTTKYFITGTVNLTLNSEFYGYTRKIENLNINWG
- a CDS encoding PfkB family carbohydrate kinase; the encoded protein is MAPGEALYDEYHFANQKIEVQVGGAALNVAAVIQFQDQNTIFTGTIGNDVNFAILNSFDKAKLTKDYLFLSKDKPTTKAIVTLDQTGERSFKFLRAADAELDYQLVKNLNFDALVLTSATAFLRGKLYNSYLQLVKKAKKENKKIFFDPNYRKALYQDNLEVFLVKAKEFLNYADFIKLSEEELFLITNTKSLEQSFKVLENYPNKLFLITLGSHGTLVYKDKRYFIVESKKVRQVDSTGAGDAFFGTFIDKWFEDKNANLKEIVIDENLINIIFDANLVAGYVVTKLGARSLPSSNYDFKVKAARKRLLKRFKEEFINVSKNN